Proteins from a single region of Pithys albifrons albifrons isolate INPA30051 chromosome 12, PitAlb_v1, whole genome shotgun sequence:
- the TMEM170A gene encoding transmembrane protein 170A → MEGGEPGGGGGLLQQILSLRLVPRVGNGTTTYSSPLSTFPEMWYGVFLWALVSSLAFHVPAALLALFTLRHHKYGRFMSVSVLLMGIVGPITAGTLTSAAFAGVYRAAGKKMTPFEALIFGVGQTFCVVVVSFLRILATL, encoded by the exons ATGGAGGGCGGCGagccgggcggcggcgggggcctCCTGCAGCAGATCCTCAGCCTCCGCCTCGTGCCCCGCGTGGGCAATGGCACTACCACCTACTCCAGCCCGCTCTCCACCTTCCCAG AGATGTGGTACGGCGTCTTCCTGTGGGCCCTCGTCTCCTCCCTCGCCTTCCACGTCCCGGCCGCTCTGCTCGCGCTCTTCACGCTGCGGCACCACAAGTACGGCAGGTTCATGTCCGTGAGCGTCCTGCTGATGGGCATCGTGGGACCCATCACCGCCGGCACCCTCACAA GTGCTGCCTTTGCTGGAGTTTACAGAGCTGCGGGGAAAAAGATGACCCCCTTCGAGGCCCTCATTTTCGGCGTGGGGCAGACCTTCTGCGTGGTGGTGGTCTCGTTCCTGCGCATTCTGGCCACCCTGTAG